Part of the Thamnophis elegans isolate rThaEle1 chromosome 10, rThaEle1.pri, whole genome shotgun sequence genome, tacttgccaagcatctgaattttgatcatgtgaccagaggaTGCTttagcagtcataagtgtgaataatgatcatgtcacttttttcagtgctgttgtgacttaggacggtcacaaaatgaactattgtaaggtGAGGGCTATATGTAATATGAAATTTTACTTATATCTTTTATTTACCTCTAAACCTTTTGCTATATGGTCGTATTTTACCTAAAATGCAGCCATTTtaagctttaaaatattttatattacaagATTTACATTAAATTCAATCTGCTTGAGATAAAATTTATAGTCAGTTATTTTCTCATACTTTTAAAGATATACAATTCATGTAAAATCTTTTAAAGTAGCAAATATGCCATGTGTACAATATATTTTACaattgtttatttacttattacttGCTGAAAACCCATAGGCAATGCTACCTAACAATTCACAAAcgtttttgttattttgttaactTGAGGATGGTGATCTTTGCAGGTACAATTGCAAATAAACTTCATCTGCAGAAAATCAATGATTTTGTGTTATCGCCAGGAGATCAGCCAACCAAGGTGCTTTCTTTTGAATTCTTTCCCCAGTACAATTTTGATTTCATCCAGATTTTAGAACATAcctatttttaatgtttattttaacaaatatttcacttcttgTTAATGCAGGTTGCTGTTTATGTTCCTGGAACCAAAGGAGCCCCATCTTTTGTAAGGCTTTACCAATATCCTAACTTTGAAGGCCCACAATCGGCATTGGCAAACAAAAGCTTCTTTAAAGCTGATAGGGTGAAAATGCTGTGGAATAGCAAaggtatttttttagaaaaaacatTGTCTTTATTTgagtctatttttctttttctatatgtAGTCAGATATAGGCTTGAATAATCAAAATGCCCAAAGGACATTTATACTTGGTATTATGCTATGGCAATTCCATTTTGTATAATTCTAACATACAGTAAACCCCTGTACACTTATTTGAAAGTTAGCTCTTCAGAATACACTGAGAAATGTTCCCATTGTGCAAACTCTGTTTTAGGAATAAGGATCTGGAGGAGAAACCAAAGCACCTTTTTCTAACTTGAACATTTTGGTTTTGTTAAGTAACTATTTTCATAATTTTCAGCCATTGCATTCCCTGGATATTATAGCCCAACAGTCAGAGGGCATCAGCTGCAAATTATGATTTAGAAGAAACAGAAAGATGTTGGGATTAAAATGGTCTCCTTTATCCACAGCTAGTTTTAAAAATCATACTGCTCTTCAGACTGCAAGAGTGCAtatgtttattattaaaaaaatagattactgtgtagtttctttttaaaaataaacttttcttcttcatctgaATAGCCACTGCAATGCTTGTGATAGCTAGTACAGAAGTTGATAAAACAGGAGCATCTTATTATGGAGAACAAACTCTACATTACATAGCAACCAATGGAGAAACGGCTGTCGTACACTACGTAAGTGGCTCTAGTAATATTTATATTatgttttaaagcatttaaaCACATGATGGAAAGAGAATCCCATGAGAATTTGAAGATCACCTTTAAAGAGCCATATTTAGATATTATGATCAACCAGTATTTACTGACTAAAATGGAGTAAAATATTTAAGATTTAAAGTGAAAGTTtccatatataaaaaaagatgtttatgGAACAGAGAGACCAATTCTATATGAGAAGTCTCTTTCCAGACTTACACTAGAAAGAGACTCTGGGGCTGCCAAAGAATTTTAAGGATTTCTCTCTTAAAAACTGCTTAATTACTTTATTCTATATGATTGCATTTAATGAAACTGTATAGATTTAGACCTTGAATTATAGTTTCATCATGATTATGTAATAAccaaatttaaaagaaatatccACATGGAAGGAAAAGATCCAATGACTTACAACTGCAAAATTGTATGTGATCTGAATTCTGAAACTGTTCCTTATTATTAAGCCTATTGAGGCTTTTTCCAATctataataaaagtaaataatgtATGTAACTATTAAAAAATGGTTACAGTAACCCTTGTTCAGCAATCTTTTATGACTGATAGTGTGGGCAAGGGACCTGGGTAATATTGTGGCTGATGAATTGGCAGATGTTTCTCCAGTTGCTGGCCAGGTTGTTCACAGTTAACTGATTCTGAACAGAAATGGGAGCTGTAGCTACTTAGTTGCAAAGAAACATTTATAGTGTCAAGCAGGCCAACACAATTTTAAATATAATGTTAAATAAACATATTGTGGTGGTCTCTAGATTCTCAACAATTTACAGATACAAAGATGTATAATTTAATTTTGAGTTATTTAAAGTCATAGATCAGGGGCTTGGCACTTCTTAAAACAATTCAAGTTGACCCGAAAACCATTTTCAATTTGCAAATAAGAAAACTAGCTTGGCTTGCCTTCTATATTTAATTTTTGGTTCTACAGTAGATACAGACTATATTCCTCCTTCCTATTTGGCTTTTTAACTAACATTTATTAGCAAATTTAGTAGCACTTATGAATTCATTGaacaattgtaatttgtattacgtttaagttttttattttacttgTCTCTCATCAACTTAGATATTGTTTTACaatttcagctgtttttttttccctgtacagcaaaaaatggtccaattTATGATGCAGCCTGGAATCCCAATGCCACAGAGTTCTGCGTTGTGTATGGTTTCATGCCTGCTAAATCTACTGTCTTCAATCTAAAATGTGATCCTGTGTTTGACTTCGGGACTGGTCCCCACAATGCTGTGTACTACAGTCCTCAAGGACAGATCTTAGTATTAGCTGGATTTGGAAATCTTAGTGGACAACTCGATGTATGGGATATTAAAAACTACAAACTTATTTCCAAACCACAAGCCTCTGATTCTACATATTTGCATGGTGCCCTGATGGAGAGCATATAGTAACAGCTACATGTTCTCCAAGGCTGAGAGTTGGGAATGGATTCAAGATCTGGCATTATACTGGCTCTGTCTTATACAGATACGAAGTTCAGCCAAATGCAGAACTTTGGCAAGTTACTTGGCAGCCCTTTTTGGACGGAGTATTTCCAGCAAAGCCAATAACATATCATGCTGTTCCAAGCAAAGTGTTAAATGAGGAACCAAGGCTGCCCCAGCGTATAGACCTCCAGCTCTCAGAAATAAACCTGTAACTAGTTCTAAATTGGTAAGTAACCATTATCTTCACGGAAGAGTGTCGGAAGATACCTGCTATGTCTTCTATGCCTCTGCACCAGTTAATTATAGCTGGTTATTTATACATCAATTATTTTTGTGATTTCCCTCCTCATAGCATGAGGATGAGCCACCCCAGAACATGAGAACACAGTCAAAAAGTGGTGATAAGCCATTAtctaaaacagcactgaaaaatcaaAAGAAGCATGAAGCCAAGAAGGTGGCTAAACAGGTATaagctgtttttatttattttttcttaagcATGATTCATTGCATTTTGAACCCATAGTATTTTGTAAATCATTGTTTAGTAGTATTCTGCATAGAATTTTGTATTAACCTCAAAGTGTCCACTCTTTCACTATCACATAAGCCAAAGTTAAAAATTCCAGAGAACTCAAAACATCTTAATCAATAAAATTACTGCCTAGAATGGTTTCATTTAAAAGTCATCTTAACTAATGATACATTTCATTAAAGGAGGCAAGAGCTAAAGGGAACCAAGAAATCACTCCAGCTCCTCCAATACAAAATGAATCGAGCAATGCAATATCCTCTGAAATATCAGGAGATCCTGAATtggagaaaaagataaaaaatctTAAAAAGGTAAGTTTTTCCTAACAAAAGCTATTGATAGATCCTTTCCCCATTTCCTTTTGTTGAACAGCAGTATTAGTGATCCTTGTTTTACTTTTTCTTATTGTGACAGCTGAAGCTATATGTCCAAGGTACATAACATGAGGTCCTAGGACCACATGGCCTCTGAAAACGTGTACAGCATCCAAAACTTCCAACTTCCATCAAAAGTGGCCACTAGAATTGTCattatggctgccatcttgaatttTCTGAATCCCCTCTATCCCTGTAGATTTGCTGGTTTACAAAACCGCAGCAATTTAGCATATAAAGCATATTAAGCTAGGAGATGCAGCTCTTTTTTTGATTGGGAAATAGGAAATGTACTTTTGCTATTATTGTCATCATTTTTATCTGTCTTACCTTCTCAGAGCCCCAAGAGTATAGTTGTGGTGTAATAAAGTCATTGGTTGGGTAGGACTACATCATGGGCCTGGATACTTTGAATTGAGGCAGTGACAAGGGCCAACCTTGGTATAAGCTTTATAAAATTCCACGTTGTCCCCAAACTGCAAAAAATGTGCTATCCAAATCTGCATTTGATTAGTTTAGGTGCTGCAGGATGCAACATTGGGAATAAACCAAAATTAAACAGTTAAATGTTATATGTAAGTCTTATGCGTATCTGTACAACCAAAGAAGAGAGGTAAGAAGTTTGGATATTTTCTAGGAACTTAAGAATCTGCTTTATATTAAACCAATTGAAATATTGTTTTTGTGTAGTGTATACGAAAGGAATATAAAGACATTGGTAAAGACACTGCAGTATTCTCTTTCagctcaatatatatatataagatccTCCACATAAGTGCATGCACCACAGAAAACAAATCTTGTTTTTGCCGTGCTTTTAACAATGTTTTCTGAATTACAGAAACTCAAAGCTATTGAACAGCTAAAGATCAGGCTGCTGCAGGTAAACAGTTAGAGAAAAACCAGGTATGCTTATCATATTCTTAAGATAGAGTTGTCTATAATTTGTACATCACCTGAATTCTGAAAATGTATATTAATATTGCTTTGTAAATTATTAGCCAACTAGCAGCTGCTTCTTCTTAACTGACAAGACCCTAGTCAGTTTCACAGTAAagactttcttttgtttcttaagCAGATAATTTCTAGCCACCAGCATGATAGTCAAGCAGCCAGTGCTAGTGACTTGTGATAGTGATAATTATAAATGAAATTGGGTATTGGTCAACAAAGGACTTTTATTTATGCAATCTGTTTCACATAAGTTTCAAATAAACTATTGGTTTCTTTTCTAAACCTTACACAATTTCATAAGTTTTATTGTCTTACATTaagttaaatattatttatttattagacttatataccgcttcatagggctttcagccttctctaagtggtttacaattttttttaacaaattgagtcagcaacttgcccccatagtccgggtcctcatttcacccacctcggaagctttattgttttatttgaagCAGCATAGAGGCGTCATTTGTCATATCTGAATAGATTGATGAACATAGAAAGAATCTGGAAGACAGGCAATCTTAAATCTGATACATTTGTAAATAATTGTTGATTatattttatactattttttCATTATGTGCACTAAGTAAGATTGTCTTATGTCTATATTGTAGATGGAGAAAATTCAGAAAGAGGCTATCCTTCTAAAAGAATTGGAAGACTTGGAACTGGATGTTTGAGCtacagaaaattaaaattaaaaatttcttCTATGGattcatttgaaaataaataattagaaaTGCTCACTTTTATTACTTTCCATATAGGTTAACTTTTTTCCTGCCTACCttctaaaatgtaaaataattataatttagaAGTAAATCAGTTATCTCAATTCCAAAACAGTATTGCTGAAATCCAAATAAAGTATGTTGGAAGTACCTATGTTTTTGGCAAATGCTAAGTTTAAGATGTAATCCtgatatatattgtttttaaacaaaGGCTTGGTACATATATATGTAGAAGTTTGCAGTTCAATCAGCAAACCATGTGATTTACATACTGTGCTTTGGTTGTGATGCTTCACTAGCTATTTCATGGTTTATActaaatactacacacacacacatttttgtttTCTAGGTCTTTAAGTTCTTAAAAACAGCTTTaaaacatacatatgtacatatacatatatacatacataaatgtgtgtgtatgtatgatgtatacatatttacattatatatacatacataaaatcaGTTTCCTATAATGTAAGAGCCTTTTTCCACAACAAATAAAAACGGATTGGATATTCAGGAACAAAACGTTTCATTAATAGGTTACCATCACTTAATATGATAAAGCCAGAAGAAATAAGAGTTTATATCTATGTTAGGAGGGGTCAAACTCACGACATCATGTGACATTGCGACTTCCCCCTCCCTTCACTAAATCAGGCGTGAGTGTGGCcaacatgtgacacatctggcccatgggctgtgagtttgacagctctgataTATGTGTTTTAAAGCAGTACAGTACCTGGTCTTGAGTTTGAGAAGCTGATTCACAAGGAGGATCTTCCAGCAGGGTCCCTTCAGCTTCTATCTAATTCATTTTAAATCAGCCTTTGCTAATTCTTCAGCCATCAGGTGACCTATAAAGTAAATTCCACATTTCATCAATTAAAATATCAATCTCTATATGCACATAAGCAatggcacttagcaatagcacttagacttatataccgctttacagccctctctaagcggtttacagagccagaatattgcccccaactcattttatccaccttggaaggatggaaggctgagtcaaccttgagcctagtgagatttgaactaccaaattgcagtcagtcagcagaagtaacctgcagtgctgtactctaaccactgtgccaacatggctcataGCTTACTGTGGTTTACTAGCTTCAATAAGAATACAATAGCTATACGAACATATACAGGTAATGAATAACATTTCTTCAGCTACAATCTTGTGCAAGTATATCCGTAGTACTGGAGTTAATTTATTTAGTTCTAGTGGCAGCTTCTTCCAGTTTGCAATAGATTTATTTACTTTCCAATTCTACTGCAACTTTCTGGGTTACATTTACTTTTCAAGTTTGATTGCAACTCTTGGCTTGTATCCAAATACTATTTTTAGCTAAAGTTCTTCATCTAGCAAATTTCATTCAATATATTTGCAATGTGAGAAACAatgtataaaaaaataagaaatggaaagaaacaatAGCATACTAATGGACTTCCTTATGTTTACCCATCACTGCAGCTTCTCAAAAAAGTtggaaaaatgtagaaaaataaaatcattgaGATTGGAGCAATGATTAGGAAAAAAGAGAGCCAAATAAAAATGGTCAAggtagagggtttttttaaaaagttactaaatgcaattaaaaagttaaaaagtaatacaaactaaaaataaaaataatatagaaaatttaaaaaagcaaaaaaatatagtaaaacagagaaaaaatatataaagaaatgatttcCACCTTCATCACAACAAGCATAAATTTTAGCAACTTATCACCCTTTCAAAACAAATGATCTCTTCCCTATCTTTTCTATATCCCACATCAGCCTTGTCTCTTATTTATAAATGTATCCTTAAAAGTCTTGTCATTCAGTCCTTGTCAGCAATAGACTATTAAGGATTTCCAGAGATAATATATCTAGTTTAATCattaaataaatcaactttatgtaatttattttatgttAGCAATCTTTATCTTTAAGCCTTTCATGTAATGTCttagaacttgatttctttttatacttttctttgttcacaaAATCCTTCAAAATTTTAACAGACTTCTTTTGTAAATTCAATATAGGGAGTTAAGTCACtcttttggtttggtttgtatattccttttaattattaagatacCAGCTAGTTTCATTTGTATATCCAGTGTAGCATCtctttccatttcattcctttaGCCTGTCATTAAATCCACTTTTAAATGTCTCAATTTTGTCTGATAAAACTTGTTCCTTTCTGCAACATCTTTTAAACACAGATTGTCAATATTGGCAGAGACTCTTAAAAtgattaattattaaattattcaaGTCTATTGTTCCCACATATCCTTCAATATGTCCTATGTTGAATTATTTTGCTCCGTTCTGTATTAGTAAGTCAAATTTAAGTGTTCTTTAAATGTAATATTTAGTTCCTTCTGGCTTTCTCTATTGTCAAATCTTCAGAGTGCAAGCGGATGATCTTATAATTCCTCCTTTTTCTGGAGAGAATCCACTGAGTGGCTGCTGATCTCTTGCTGCAATGTCATTTCCTGCCCTTTGAAGAATATTTGGTTTGTCATGTATCCTCATCAGAAGCCAGGGTAGAGATTGAAAAGTTACACATATCCTGGAAAAAGGTGGACTCTCATAATTACATTTGGAGTtaggagagagtgaaagagaagaGCCGGTCTAGACCTATTAAGAATAAATCATAAcaaacctgatttttttaaaaagggaatttaATACAACATTAACTTGAATAAAGCATTTGACAAATCCTCCCAGGACAAGCTAGAGCAAATCCAGAGGATTGTTACTAAAATGATAAGAGGGCTGGAAGAAAGTTTATGAAGAATAGCTGAAGTTAGAAAAATAGAAGATTCAGAGAAGCATGATTATTTTCTTCAGATACATGAAAGGTTGTTATGTAGAGCATGGGACAAAATTATTCAGAATTGTTCCTGAAGACTAGTAAAGAAACAATGGGGTTAAATGCAAGGAAATTCATTTTGGTCTTGCATTGGGAAAAATATTCTAATAGTAACAGCAGCTCACCTTAGAACTCACTACTGTGTGAGATAATATACTCTTGCTGGAGTCATTTAACGGGCTGGATGTCTCTCAGTGACACTGTGATTGTAGTAGTAGCACTGGGTATGGGGGTCATTTACGTGATCTCTAAGATCTCTTCCGACCTTGCATTCTATTATGCTAAAAGTTATTGCAAAATAAGGTCACGTTGGCAGATACctggcaggaaaaagaaacaaatgctTTAAATGCCCTCTAGTGGAAAAGTCAAGCAATAGCTTTTTCACTTGCAAATGATAGACTTTCTCATCACTATTAAACAGCGCCCCTCACATTTGACACTTGATGTTATAGATCCCTACAAAGGGCTGTTAATAGTTTAGCTTTCACACTACTATAagctaaaattttattcatatttgCTACCTTAGCAGGTTTTTAAATCAGACCATGTCACCTTAATTGCTTAATGCACCTTTTCTGAAGTACAAATTCAGTTGAATTCTGTTCTGAATTCTGGTCCACCCATCCTTTGTATGTTTTTTGGGTTAAGACTGtgatgatgcagtggttagaattgcagggctaactcactgctcgctccaggagtttgattctgagcggctcaaggttgacttaaccttccatccttccaaagtcggtaaaacAAGGACAcaaatagttgggggcaatatgctgactctctaaactgcttgaagagggctgtaaagcactgtgaagcagtatgtaagtgctactgctattaataCCTCATGCCTTTTGTCCCTAGAAAGATGGAGACTAGTCCATTTGCAACTGACAGGATTGATCTTGTAATGTCCTGCAAAGTCTGCTGAAACATAGTTTGGTGTAGTAAATTCTAATATCCTTGGCACATCTGATCCTGTCTAGTTCAGATTTCATTTGTTTATAcaatattcatcacaataattGTATAGCATAGTTGTTTCCTGTCAGCACAGGAAATGAAATACTCAGACTATAAGAATGTCTTTtatgaaatggaggagaaagcaCTTCCTAAACCTGAGTGGCAGGAAAAGCAGCTAGCAAAAGTCCCACGCATTGTCTTTGTGCAACCAAGTGTGCCATAGAAAATAGGCATGACTATCTTGCAACAGTATTTGAACCAATTCTTTAATGTTAAGAGTTTTCCACCAAATTGGAATTATTGCAAACTGTTCAACAGATACTTTCTTTTCTGTCAATTATTTGTGTAATTATGTCATTTCTAATGACATAAAATCTCACACTTCATTAGCATAATGACATCATGATGGATGATGTACTCTTtaggatataaatctaagtatATCAGCTTGGTATTTTGCACTAGTTTATTTATAAGCAGAGATCAGACCACCCCTCATTGTGTACCATCATACATTTgtttagaagtaaacaaagtaatagccaaaagccaacatggatttgtcaaaaacagatcatgccagactaatcttattgcattctttgacaaagtgacaaaattactggaccagaggaatgccgtcgatatagtttacttggacttcagtaagccatttgataaggtagaccataacctactactagatgaagtagaagaatgtgggttggacagcatcaccaccagatggattcgtaactggttgaccaaccgcactcaacgtgtagtcctcaatggaactgcatctacatggagggaagtatgcagtggagtactccaaAGCTCTgtttaggtccagtactcttcaacatcttcatcaaaggatcttgacaaaagtgaacattgggcactatcttataaaatgaaattcaatggtgaaaagagtaaggttctacatttaggcaagaaaaacaaaatgcacaggtacagtataggtggtacctttctcaatagtagtaactctgagagggatcttggagtcctagtggacaaccatttaaatatgagtcagcagtgtgcagcagctgccaaaaaagccaacacagttctaggctacataaacagagggatatattcaagatcatgtgaagtgtcaataccactttat contains:
- the EIF2A gene encoding LOW QUALITY PROTEIN: eukaryotic translation initiation factor 2A (The sequence of the model RefSeq protein was modified relative to this genomic sequence to represent the inferred CDS: inserted 3 bases in 3 codons) → MAPPTPLLAVRGSEGLYMLHGSPHFTEHTTFQRSSGFWEKCKTVYFHRDGSLFAWGNGEKVNIVNVANHNLLHSFDLPKAVCLEFSPKSNVLVTWQLYTTSKDGAGEPNLQLFSVKNGKCLKSFIQKKSQNWCPCWSDDESLCARSVNNELHFFENNNFSTIANKLHLQKINDFVLSPGDQPTKVAVYVPGTKGAPSFVRLYQYPNFEGPQSALANKSFFKADRVKMLWNSKATAMLVIASTEVDKTGASYYGEQTLHYIATNGETAVVHYVTKNGPIYDAAWNPNATEFCVVYGFMPAKSTVFNLKCDPVFDFGTGPHNAVYYSPQGQILVLAGFGNLSGQLDVWDIKNYKLISKPQASDSTYXAWCPDGEHIVTATCSPRLRVGNGFKIWHYTGSVLYRYEVQPNAELWQVTWQPFLDGVFPAKPITYHAVPSKVLNEEPRXAPAYRPPALRNKPVTSSKLHEDEPPQNMRTQSKSGDKPLSKTALKNQKKHEAKKVAKQEARAKGNQEITPAPPIQNESSNAISSEISGDPELEKKIKNLKKKLKAIEQLKXQAAAGKQLEKNQMEKIQKEAILLKELEDLELDV